In Patescibacteria group bacterium, a single window of DNA contains:
- the lgt gene encoding prolipoprotein diacylglyceryl transferase, with amino-acid sequence MILSFLHSFEPQPVLRLGFLNIHWYGLLMVLAGIFGFLLVLKLAKKYEVKKEIIEDIVFYSVIFGLIGARIYHIFCEPDYYFHNPSEMIKFWHGGLGIYGALISGGIILYIFSKKYKRRGENLSFLILADLFAPALILGQAIGRWGNWFNQELYGLPTNLSWGIPISLSNRLIGLESFQYFHPVFLYESVWNFLIFIILIIMITRTVARKPGAIFAFYLILYSLGRFFIEFLRVNPQPIFLDLRLAQIMAILMFIIGFIILIKSQKRFNK; translated from the coding sequence ATGATTCTATCTTTTTTGCATAGTTTTGAACCCCAACCTGTTTTAAGGTTGGGGTTCTTAAATATTCATTGGTACGGCCTGCTGATGGTTTTGGCCGGTATTTTCGGTTTTTTATTGGTTTTAAAATTGGCTAAAAAATACGAAGTAAAAAAAGAAATTATTGAAGATATTGTTTTTTATTCAGTGATTTTTGGTCTGATCGGCGCGAGAATTTATCATATTTTTTGCGAACCCGATTATTATTTTCACAATCCCTCAGAAATGATTAAATTTTGGCACGGTGGTTTGGGTATTTACGGCGCTTTAATCAGCGGAGGAATTATTTTATATATATTTTCTAAAAAATATAAAAGACGCGGAGAGAATTTATCTTTTTTAATTTTGGCCGACCTGTTCGCACCGGCCTTGATTTTAGGGCAGGCGATCGGACGATGGGGGAATTGGTTTAATCAAGAACTTTACGGCTTGCCGACCAATTTATCCTGGGGTATTCCGATTTCTTTATCCAATCGTTTAATCGGGCTGGAATCATTTCAATATTTTCATCCGGTTTTTTTATACGAATCTGTTTGGAATTTTTTGATTTTTATTATTTTAATAATAATGATTACGCGGACCGTCGCGAGAAAACCGGGCGCTATTTTTGCTTTTTATTTAATCCTTTATTCCTTGGGCCGGTTTTTTATTGAGTTTTTAAGAGTTAACCCCCAGCCGATATTTTTAGATTTAAGATTGGCCCAGATAATGGCGATTTTAATGTTTATTATCGGTTTTATTATTTTAATAAAATCTCAAAAACGATTTAATAAATAA
- a CDS encoding DUF2341 domain-containing protein yields MRYSKSSIVFILTTALFLIGAVCFLFYSPLTKAAETNEIKISPTAFSGSPSTPLGAGWQNPQAVLTQDLSQNAAFEEFNQENSAYPAPVQTGNSKLETRNSKQILNFLNSKFHILYSLFFKDSVAQAEEITTENSTSTPLDINNQTEPTPEIEPIIETPAMEPLISEPLIETPEQPQIVEKILEISNFSVSDSFKEKQIENVQLRFSLAAKTGETDTKEEHETDTKFLIEYQNNKDWQEVGEISFNNEISNATNGGYWLYALPVFQSWQDLDNLKIRFVYQETVSSQFSDTNQVSHSLVYLDAAWLEITTAEQPEKILEQQEPIKEIKSFKNNEEPTFELTESFFAKIKNFFKKEKKDFVLIDPMGKESKDGLINQGNKVKVSRSGDKRSFRPGLYKLKIKQGDKETIQEFTWGVLTLNTNKSVYLSAEALSKAGLPNETAYLQMAVLKDDGHTVCDASLKLEIKNSKSETIVLSTGDGTIQYSGQCGPDNVIDVPDYFAYYPVGEAGTYVTTLTNLDNGYEITDSFEVRDSAPFEVERIGPTRIYPLANYEMKLKIKANQDFNGEIIEKIPDSFQIINSESEIRDSNDPNTKEIVWNADWKAGENYELKYQFDAPDVSPYIFLSGPLKIGQFEETRNWQVASDTPNGTGMLVYDEDGANSPSPHYRTWSGTDFSSESNLLADETVTDEVNHTIIEACPTRDEYIRGALTTAGHLDVQVWDVNTTAWINGGSAPTNGDFTTGIGTTNDVYRAFDVAYESTSGDGLVVYESTSGTNKTIMYRTWDGSNWSSEQTLDYSSVAEGGSNDVAVWVELEADYATNNILLAWQDKTGKGYYGARWDGTQWLNIALIDGAGVNAARQDFDIAWEGTSHNGKIVYAKSTIDLGASTYTPGSGWASDTISDVGIDQAVQWIRIAGSPNNNYIAAIYSFLQSAYSGEITVDMWNGTNWTSVSTPTKDSDVNNNGYAQGMDVAWEQGSGADRALFVWRDGPTDEYSLRYMVYDISDGVFEAIDDDSVCNLTGTNTNQTVTSLANAENSSGPCTGLGAWEDEINGIKLTSDTGSRKIMVLAEDKTAALKPEAQLWNGTDTGTWLTQTSNMGTFETDLSTGATLSASLPTKAYDFAFMKYSAAAANLTQIHYHWRNDDGSESAATSATGSTEDTTLGCLPESTTKRIRVEVSNEGSATSDAITYRLEYGAKATTCAAISSWTDVGAADGDWDMSNSSNLTDGNDTTDVANLANGKVTNENTTFETPNAAQKDTSSTTAGITLAATDFAEIEYSIQALAAATDGGTYCFRLTNAGSTTNFTYTTYPEATVYSSPTIEQIHYHWRNDDGSESAATSATASTEDTVLSSLVKNTTTRIRLEASNEGTCSSAAITYRLEYGAKSTTCGAIVSWTDVGAADGDWDMSNSSNLTDGNDTTNVANLANGKVTDENTTFKTTNAAQKDTSSTTAGITLASTEFAEIEYSIKALTAATAGGTYCFRLTNAGTATNFTYTKYAEATIYTPPAVDETHFRWRNDDGGENGSWTVDGLTYTTRRMLTIDNSKITSDLVDLPVRVSLASFPDIDLADFNANGYDIRFTQFDGTTLLKYERESFNQTADTGEFWVKIPNARTAISNDNRFFIYYRTTDTTDGEDATNVWDSDFESVHHLNIASQGTVVSADTTHVSDTFSRTLVRTDDDNQTLHLFYAKAGTSDRTLWWKISTDNGFTWTSETQIGSTAGRGNLPTVEVDSNGKDIHLVYSNSNDLKHWMFYRKLTWNGASWDVGSEETIHEGATGTSGVSDASMAIDSSGVVHVVWAFWDNSTTYNAYYENNSAGNWSASPTTLGTDNAWVMPVIQVDSSRNLHVVVALNGLVEYQKATYSAGPTWTWAGSWTAISGGTYSDVWSHVISSIDASNRLHVAWGGYGPTYRPLKYARKNANDTWESTVTLDAGNNHCYASIVAFGDTVYVTAMYNSSTGQTVYYKSTDAGANFGSRMAISDNTSTNLAFRSRISKYAIKPVLEGAWRTGSSSPYSMKYILIDELDSTTHNIDGGCINGVTGGAVGQINGADSFDGSNDYIDIGTGPSTVKTVSFWIYPETTTEYFINLTSTTKYIWVSGGTVTVTGFTGTPTIYVNGVVTSTLAADAWQYVTVTTGTAENASNFDIGRTADTNYLEGKIDEVRISQTARSADWITADYNSTNNSLLTYGSEETGSGTAATWKAAEDTTASQPLSTNVRLRFSFKNTTATASGYNYRLQYAAQTGGSCGDETYTDVPVAGSCGSEAACMSASTYFVDQAATTRQLSIPSNYAFVAGKIIENASNQTDDITLTASQFTEAEYSFQFTVNASDSTVYCFKARNNTTELDSYTKIADITAGGGQAPTVSDVQLNGQVAIDLIESTTKSVSATADVSDPDGCDTITGVTAKIYRSGVTSAQACSANDNNCYSVASCTETSCSGTDAVYTCTISMQFFADPTDTGTPWVSQYWRAYVTATDEDDATASGYSAADAPDVNSLLGLDVTATINYGSLGAGAKNDPLDKTTTVTATGNVSLDVTLYGVNMTSGGNNIAVGKQKYALATSTAYASGTSLLVDPGATAQLNCCKTFSSGSKATKDIWWGLEVPSPQAVGTYTGSITFSAAKNGWSVSGDWCE; encoded by the coding sequence CTTCAACGCCATTGGATATTAACAATCAAACCGAGCCAACGCCTGAAATTGAACCGATAATTGAAACCCCGGCCATGGAACCGCTAATTTCCGAACCATTGATAGAAACGCCAGAGCAACCCCAAATTGTCGAGAAAATTTTAGAAATTTCAAATTTTTCAGTTTCGGACAGTTTTAAAGAAAAACAAATTGAGAATGTTCAACTGAGGTTTTCGCTGGCGGCGAAAACCGGCGAAACTGACACTAAAGAAGAACACGAAACTGACACTAAATTTTTAATTGAGTATCAGAACAATAAAGATTGGCAGGAAGTAGGAGAAATTAGCTTTAATAATGAGATTTCTAATGCTACTAATGGTGGGTATTGGCTTTATGCCTTGCCCGTTTTTCAGTCTTGGCAAGATTTAGATAATCTGAAAATCAGGTTTGTATATCAGGAAACAGTTTCGAGCCAGTTTAGTGATACAAATCAAGTTTCGCATAGTTTAGTGTATTTGGACGCGGCTTGGCTGGAAATAACAACCGCGGAACAGCCGGAAAAAATTTTAGAGCAGCAAGAACCGATTAAGGAAATAAAAAGTTTTAAAAATAATGAAGAACCGACTTTTGAATTGACGGAAAGTTTTTTTGCGAAAATAAAAAACTTTTTCAAGAAAGAGAAAAAAGATTTTGTTTTGATTGATCCAATGGGGAAAGAAAGCAAGGACGGACTGATTAATCAGGGCAATAAAGTTAAAGTTTCTCGTTCTGGAGATAAAAGAAGTTTCAGACCAGGCCTTTATAAATTAAAAATTAAGCAAGGCGACAAAGAAACCATTCAAGAGTTTACTTGGGGCGTTTTGACATTAAATACCAATAAATCAGTTTACCTGTCCGCCGAAGCCTTGTCGAAGGCGGGATTGCCCAACGAGACGGCTTATCTGCAAATGGCGGTTTTAAAAGATGACGGACATACAGTATGCGACGCTTCGCTTAAACTCGAAATCAAAAATTCGAAATCAGAAACAATTGTTTTATCAACCGGAGACGGAACAATTCAATATAGCGGACAATGCGGGCCGGACAACGTGATTGATGTGCCGGATTATTTCGCTTATTATCCGGTGGGAGAAGCGGGGACTTACGTGACAACTCTTACCAATCTTGATAACGGTTATGAAATAACTGACTCTTTTGAAGTCCGCGATTCCGCGCCTTTTGAAGTTGAAAGAATCGGACCGACCAGAATTTATCCGTTGGCGAATTACGAAATGAAATTGAAAATAAAAGCAAATCAGGATTTCAACGGAGAAATTATAGAAAAAATTCCAGACTCTTTTCAAATTATAAATTCAGAATCCGAAATCAGAGATTCAAATGATCCGAATACGAAAGAAATTGTTTGGAACGCTGATTGGAAAGCGGGAGAAAATTATGAATTGAAATATCAATTTGACGCGCCGGATGTCAGCCCTTATATATTTTTATCGGGGCCGCTTAAAATCGGCCAATTTGAAGAAACGAGAAATTGGCAAGTCGCGTCCGATACTCCGAATGGAACGGGTATGCTTGTTTATGATGAAGATGGAGCCAATAGTCCGTCTCCTCATTATAGAACCTGGTCCGGAACTGATTTTAGCAGTGAAAGTAATCTATTGGCAGACGAGACTGTGACCGACGAAGTGAATCATACCATAATTGAAGCTTGTCCAACTCGCGATGAATATATTAGAGGAGCCTTAACTACAGCGGGACATTTAGATGTTCAGGTTTGGGATGTTAATACAACTGCATGGATTAATGGCGGCAGTGCTCCAACCAATGGTGATTTTACAACCGGAATCGGAACCACCAATGATGTTTATCGCGCTTTTGATGTTGCTTATGAATCAACTTCCGGAGATGGTCTGGTGGTTTATGAAAGCACCAGTGGGACAAATAAAACTATTATGTATCGCACTTGGGATGGCTCAAATTGGTCTTCTGAACAAACCTTGGATTATTCATCAGTGGCGGAAGGAGGATCTAATGACGTTGCAGTTTGGGTGGAACTTGAGGCCGATTACGCGACTAATAATATTTTACTTGCTTGGCAAGACAAAACCGGAAAGGGTTATTATGGGGCTCGCTGGGATGGTACGCAGTGGTTGAACATTGCCCTAATTGATGGTGCTGGGGTAAATGCCGCTAGACAAGATTTTGATATTGCCTGGGAAGGAACTTCTCATAATGGTAAAATTGTTTATGCTAAATCGACAATAGACCTTGGCGCTTCAACTTATACTCCCGGAAGTGGCTGGGCTAGCGATACAATCTCAGATGTGGGTATAGATCAAGCCGTCCAATGGATTAGAATTGCCGGAAGTCCCAATAATAATTATATCGCCGCAATATATAGTTTTCTTCAAAGTGCCTATAGTGGAGAAATAACTGTTGATATGTGGAATGGTACAAATTGGACATCGGTTTCTACCCCCACAAAGGATAGTGATGTAAATAATAATGGTTATGCTCAGGGAATGGATGTTGCTTGGGAACAGGGATCAGGCGCGGATCGAGCTCTTTTTGTTTGGCGTGATGGTCCTACTGATGAATATTCTTTACGTTATATGGTTTATGATATTTCCGATGGGGTTTTTGAGGCGATTGATGATGACAGCGTTTGCAATCTAACGGGCACTAATACAAATCAAACAGTTACTTCTCTTGCCAATGCGGAAAATTCCTCTGGTCCTTGTACTGGACTCGGTGCATGGGAAGATGAAATTAATGGAATTAAATTAACTTCAGATACCGGATCCAGAAAAATTATGGTTTTAGCTGAAGATAAAACCGCGGCATTAAAACCTGAAGCTCAGCTTTGGAATGGGACAGATACCGGGACATGGTTGACTCAAACTTCAAACATGGGAACATTTGAAACAGATCTTTCTACTGGTGCTACTTTATCTGCTTCTCTTCCGACTAAAGCTTATGATTTTGCTTTTATGAAGTATTCTGCGGCAGCCGCGAATCTTACGCAAATTCATTATCATTGGAGAAATGACGATGGTTCAGAATCAGCCGCAACTTCGGCTACCGGCAGCACTGAAGACACAACTCTTGGTTGTTTGCCGGAAAGCACAACCAAAAGAATCAGGGTGGAAGTTTCTAATGAAGGTAGCGCCACATCTGACGCTATCACTTATCGTCTTGAATATGGAGCAAAAGCGACTACTTGCGCGGCTATTTCCAGTTGGACAGATGTTGGCGCGGCAGATGGCGATTGGGATATGTCCAATTCGTCAAACTTGACTGATGGAAACGATACAACTGATGTTGCTAATCTTGCCAATGGTAAAGTAACCAATGAAAATACAACTTTTGAAACTCCCAATGCCGCTCAAAAAGATACATCAAGCACTACCGCCGGTATTACTTTGGCTGCCACTGATTTCGCGGAAATTGAATATTCTATCCAAGCTTTGGCCGCCGCAACTGACGGAGGAACTTATTGTTTTCGTTTAACCAATGCCGGTTCTACTACAAATTTTACTTACACAACATATCCTGAAGCAACTGTTTACAGTTCTCCGACCATTGAACAAATACATTATCACTGGAGAAATGACGATGGTTCAGAATCAGCCGCAACTTCGGCTACTGCCAGCACTGAAGACACCGTGCTTAGCAGTTTGGTAAAAAATACAACTACAAGAATCAGATTAGAAGCATCCAATGAAGGCACTTGTTCGTCCGCGGCCATCACTTATCGTCTTGAATATGGAGCGAAATCTACCACTTGCGGAGCCATTGTTTCCTGGACTGATGTTGGTGCGGCAGACGGGGATTGGGATATGTCCAATTCGTCAAATTTGACTGACGGAAATGACACCACCAATGTTGCCAATCTTGCCAATGGTAAAGTAACGGACGAAAATACAACTTTCAAAACTACTAATGCTGCTCAAAAAGATACTTCAAGTACCACCGCCGGCATTACTTTGGCCAGCACTGAATTCGCGGAAATTGAATATTCAATCAAAGCTCTGACTGCGGCTACGGCCGGAGGAACTTATTGTTTTCGTTTGACCAATGCCGGAACTGCCACTAATTTTACTTATACAAAATATGCGGAGGCAACCATTTATACTCCGCCTGCTGTTGATGAAACTCATTTTCGCTGGAGAAATGATGATGGGGGAGAAAATGGAAGCTGGACAGTTGACGGTTTGACATACACAACTAGGAGAATGTTAACCATTGATAATAGCAAGATAACTTCTGACTTGGTTGATCTTCCGGTTCGGGTAAGCTTGGCCAGTTTTCCGGATATTGATTTGGCGGATTTTAATGCAAACGGATATGACATCAGATTTACTCAATTTGACGGAACAACTCTTTTAAAATATGAAAGAGAATCTTTTAATCAAACTGCGGATACCGGAGAATTCTGGGTGAAAATTCCTAACGCGAGAACCGCAATCAGTAATGATAATAGATTTTTTATTTATTACCGAACCACGGACACGACCGACGGAGAAGACGCGACTAATGTTTGGGACTCTGATTTTGAATCAGTGCATCATTTAAATATTGCTTCTCAGGGAACAGTAGTAAGTGCTGATACTACCCATGTGTCAGATACTTTTTCAAGAACTTTGGTCAGGACTGATGACGATAATCAAACTCTTCATTTGTTTTATGCCAAAGCCGGAACCAGTGACAGAACTTTATGGTGGAAGATAAGCACTGATAATGGATTTACATGGACTAGTGAAACTCAAATTGGGAGTACGGCTGGAAGAGGAAATCTTCCCACGGTTGAAGTAGATTCAAATGGAAAAGATATTCATCTTGTATATTCTAACTCCAATGATCTTAAGCATTGGATGTTTTACAGAAAATTAACTTGGAACGGCGCTAGTTGGGATGTCGGGAGCGAAGAAACTATTCACGAAGGAGCGACTGGTACGAGTGGCGTTTCTGACGCAAGTATGGCTATTGATTCATCCGGAGTGGTTCATGTGGTTTGGGCGTTTTGGGACAACAGCACCACTTATAATGCATATTATGAAAATAATTCAGCCGGAAATTGGAGTGCCAGTCCGACTACTTTAGGTACGGATAATGCATGGGTAATGCCGGTCATTCAAGTGGACTCCAGTAGGAATTTGCATGTAGTTGTTGCTCTAAATGGTCTTGTTGAATATCAAAAAGCGACTTATAGTGCCGGTCCGACTTGGACTTGGGCCGGGAGTTGGACAGCCATATCCGGGGGAACATATTCTGATGTTTGGTCGCACGTTATCAGTTCCATTGATGCCAGTAATCGTCTGCATGTTGCTTGGGGCGGTTATGGTCCGACTTACAGACCTTTAAAATATGCCAGAAAGAATGCAAATGACACCTGGGAAAGTACCGTCACTCTTGATGCGGGAAATAATCATTGTTACGCATCAATTGTCGCCTTTGGAGATACAGTTTACGTAACCGCTATGTATAATTCCAGTACGGGCCAAACCGTATATTATAAAAGTACTGATGCCGGAGCCAATTTTGGTAGCAGAATGGCTATTAGCGATAATACTTCAACAAATCTTGCTTTCCGTTCCAGAATTTCAAAATACGCAATAAAGCCCGTGCTTGAAGGAGCGTGGAGAACAGGCAGTTCTTCGCCATATTCTATGAAATATATTCTTATTGATGAATTGGATTCAACCACCCATAATATAGATGGAGGTTGTATTAATGGAGTAACGGGCGGCGCGGTTGGTCAAATAAACGGCGCAGATAGTTTTGACGGAAGTAATGATTATATTGATATTGGCACCGGACCGAGCACCGTCAAAACCGTCAGTTTTTGGATTTATCCGGAAACGACAACTGAATATTTTATTAATCTTACCAGTACCACAAAATATATTTGGGTTAGCGGTGGCACCGTGACCGTAACCGGTTTTACCGGTACGCCGACAATTTATGTTAATGGGGTTGTCACCAGTACTTTAGCGGCCGATGCATGGCAGTATGTAACTGTTACCACCGGCACGGCTGAGAACGCCAGTAATTTTGATATTGGACGAACTGCTGACACCAATTATCTGGAAGGAAAAATAGACGAGGTCCGTATTTCTCAAACTGCCAGAAGCGCTGATTGGATTACAGCTGATTATAATTCTACAAATAATAGTTTATTGACTTACGGAAGCGAGGAAACAGGATCGGGTACGGCCGCCACTTGGAAAGCAGCTGAAGATACTACTGCCAGTCAGCCCTTATCAACAAATGTCAGATTAAGATTTTCTTTTAAAAATACCACGGCGACTGCCAGCGGTTACAATTATCGTTTGCAATATGCCGCTCAAACCGGAGGATCTTGCGGAGATGAAACCTACACTGATGTACCGGTTGCCGGAAGTTGCGGCAGTGAAGCTGCTTGTATGTCTGCTTCCACTTATTTCGTTGATCAAGCCGCGACTACCAGGCAATTAAGTATTCCCAGCAACTATGCTTTTGTGGCGGGTAAAATAATAGAAAATGCGTCTAATCAAACTGATGATATTACTTTAACTGCCAGCCAATTTACCGAAGCCGAATATAGTTTTCAATTTACCGTTAATGCTTCTGACAGCACGGTTTATTGTTTTAAGGCAAGAAATAACACAACTGAATTGGACAGTTATACAAAAATAGCCGATATCACGGCCGGTGGCGGTCAGGCGCCGACAGTGAGCGATGTTCAATTAAATGGCCAAGTGGCTATTGATTTGATTGAGAGCACCACAAAATCAGTTTCCGCCACGGCTGATGTTTCAGATCCTGATGGATGTGATACTATTACCGGCGTTACGGCAAAAATTTATCGTTCAGGAGTAACCAGCGCTCAGGCCTGCTCGGCCAATGATAATAATTGTTACAGTGTTGCTTCTTGCACTGAAACTTCTTGTTCCGGAACTGACGCTGTTTATACTTGTACAATTTCAATGCAATTTTTTGCCGATCCGACTGATACCGGCACTCCTTGGGTTTCTCAATATTGGCGAGCTTATGTCACCGCTACTGACGAAGATGATGCAACCGCTTCAGGTTACAGTGCGGCTGACGCGCCCGACGTAAATTCTTTATTAGGATTGGATGTTACTGCTACCATAAATTATGGCAGCTTGGGCGCCGGCGCTAAAAATGATCCTTTGGACAAAACAACAACTGTCACCGCTACCGGAAATGTTTCTTTGGATGTAACTTTATACGGCGTAAATATGACTTCAGGAGGAAATAATATTGCCGTGGGAAAACAAAAATACGCGCTTGCTACCAGCACGGCTTATGCCAGCGGCACAAGTTTATTGGTTGATCCCGGAGCCACGGCGCAATTAAATTGCTGCAAAACTTTTTCTTCCGGCAGCAAGGCGACTAAAGATATTTGGTGGGGATTGGAAGTGCCTTCTCCCCAAGCAGTGGGCACTTATACCGGATCAATTACTTTCAGCGCGGCTAAAAATGGATGGTCAGTGTCCGGCGATTGGTGCGAATAA
- a CDS encoding ComF family protein, whose protein sequence is MENIPVLDELTCPVCHKKTIDNRTHYKCCFNLDGIIIAVNYNQPLIKKAIHNFKYAPYSFPLAKNLAFLIIKRLKKSPISISHFIKNNFVLTPVPITRRKLAQRGYNQSSLLAEELSKEFNWPIMEILTKIKDTKSQTNLNKEERENNVKNTFAIDKKFSEAEIKNKNIILIDDVFTTGATLFEAAKILRQSGANEVWAIVLARD, encoded by the coding sequence TTGGAGAATATCCCTGTTTTAGACGAATTAACTTGCCCTGTTTGCCATAAAAAAACAATTGATAATAGAACTCATTATAAATGCTGCTTTAATCTGGATGGCATTATTATCGCGGTTAATTATAATCAACCGCTGATTAAAAAAGCTATTCATAATTTTAAATACGCGCCTTATTCTTTCCCTTTGGCTAAAAATCTGGCCTTTTTAATCATCAAGCGACTTAAAAAATCCCCTATTTCCATTTCCCATTTTATAAAAAATAATTTTGTTTTAACTCCTGTTCCGATTACTCGGCGCAAATTGGCTCAACGGGGCTATAATCAGTCCTCATTATTGGCTGAAGAATTGTCAAAAGAATTCAATTGGCCGATAATGGAAATTTTAACAAAAATAAAAGATACCAAATCTCAAACCAATTTAAACAAAGAGGAGCGGGAAAATAATGTTAAAAATACTTTTGCCATTGATAAAAAATTCTCCGAAGCTGAGATAAAAAATAAAAACATCATTTTAATTGATGATGTTTTTACCACCGGCGCGACTTTATTTGAAGCAGCCAAAATTTTGCGCCAATCCGGGGCCAATGAAGTCTGGGCTATTGTTTTAGCGAGAGATTAA
- a CDS encoding thioredoxin domain-containing protein: MKKTTENITENATENATEIKPKLKKKINWGAVVYWAMAVILIASIFTNGFNVKNFFFQTPAQKVADQAMKFINENLLTPGTTASLVSSSIVKDNGLYKITIKVQEQTFDSYVTGDNKLFFPEAMDVKTIIDQAKAAQVETTKAAEIPQTANPDITLYVMSFCPYGNQAEDTIAPVIKLLNGKANIKLGYVIYSDYAKNSSAKWDDFCLDEAEKYCSMHGISEVNQDIREICVQKYAPEKLWNFVDLVNKGSDPQTVEEKWEGFAKTAGIDVKKITACQKSEAETLLAQEVTMNQKYGIEGSPTLLINGVIYQGDRTTEGYKQAICKSFATPPAECQTVLENTTGTAAGSCQ; encoded by the coding sequence ATGAAAAAAACAACGGAAAACATAACGGAAAATGCAACAGAAAATGCAACAGAAATAAAGCCAAAATTGAAAAAGAAAATAAATTGGGGTGCCGTGGTTTATTGGGCTATGGCTGTTATTTTAATCGCCTCGATTTTTACCAACGGCTTTAATGTTAAAAATTTCTTTTTTCAAACTCCGGCGCAAAAAGTTGCCGATCAGGCAATGAAGTTTATTAATGAAAATCTTTTGACGCCTGGCACTACCGCGTCTTTGGTTTCTTCCAGTATTGTTAAAGATAATGGCCTTTACAAAATAACCATTAAGGTCCAAGAACAAACTTTTGATTCTTATGTGACCGGTGATAATAAATTATTTTTTCCCGAAGCGATGGATGTAAAAACAATTATCGATCAAGCTAAAGCGGCTCAAGTGGAGACAACTAAAGCGGCAGAAATTCCTCAAACTGCGAATCCCGACATTACTTTATACGTAATGAGTTTTTGTCCGTATGGTAATCAAGCGGAGGACACAATAGCGCCGGTTATTAAATTGCTTAATGGAAAAGCGAATATTAAATTGGGATATGTGATTTATTCCGATTATGCCAAGAACAGCAGCGCCAAATGGGATGACTTTTGTTTGGATGAAGCCGAAAAATATTGTTCAATGCACGGCATCAGCGAGGTTAATCAAGATATCAGAGAAATTTGTGTTCAAAAATACGCTCCGGAAAAACTTTGGAATTTCGTTGATTTAGTCAACAAGGGTTCTGACCCTCAAACTGTTGAAGAAAAGTGGGAAGGTTTTGCAAAAACAGCCGGTATTGATGTCAAAAAAATAACAGCTTGTCAGAAAAGTGAAGCAGAGACTTTATTAGCTCAGGAAGTGACCATGAATCAGAAATACGGAATTGAAGGTTCTCCGACGCTTTTGATCAACGGTGTAATTTATCAAGGCGACAGAACCACGGAAGGATATAAGCAAGCGATTTGCAAATCATTTGCCACTCCTCCCGCAGAATGTCAGACTGTTTTGGAAAATACGACCGGAACAGCTGCCGGAAGTTGTCAATAA